A genomic window from Tolypothrix sp. PCC 7910 includes:
- a CDS encoding class I SAM-dependent methyltransferase — MTQLEKSRNSLSDFQLRDGIYFPQNYEHLNSTEHKQKWDKIGKTYYGSQKIEQLPKTSAIKQDYTLLGGKPGGTWNKFPVNKSVDSILEIGCGYGRAPLHLSKDKNLRCQKYYAIDISEPLLRRLIKVKQEYDFFPGAEFNIICNSAEILPLEDDSIDLVISNCVFMHIPDAQLRNLLAEVFRILKPGGNFVFNHSFHNKACPSHIIHNFIRNLNIFSKNPIYLKQYSAREVEEMLNNAGIKAKCPQYTVEPTTEYAILPETIKGIALPFAKAINRSLKPSDAWKETLAYGFSAYSTPLE, encoded by the coding sequence ATGACTCAATTAGAAAAATCTAGAAATAGCCTAAGTGACTTTCAGTTGCGGGATGGTATTTATTTTCCGCAGAACTACGAACATTTAAATAGTACTGAACATAAACAAAAATGGGATAAAATTGGTAAGACTTATTATGGTTCTCAAAAAATTGAGCAGCTTCCCAAAACATCAGCTATTAAACAAGATTACACTTTGTTAGGTGGAAAACCAGGCGGCACATGGAATAAATTTCCTGTGAATAAGTCTGTAGATTCTATTCTAGAAATTGGTTGTGGTTACGGACGCGCTCCATTGCATCTTTCAAAGGATAAAAATCTGAGATGCCAAAAATATTATGCTATTGATATCTCCGAACCTTTACTTAGAAGATTAATTAAAGTAAAACAAGAATACGATTTTTTCCCTGGTGCTGAATTTAATATAATTTGTAACTCAGCAGAAATCTTACCTTTGGAAGATGACTCTATAGATTTAGTAATTTCTAATTGTGTTTTTATGCATATACCAGACGCACAATTAAGAAACTTATTAGCTGAGGTATTTCGGATACTTAAACCAGGCGGCAATTTTGTGTTTAATCATTCTTTTCACAACAAAGCTTGCCCATCTCATATTATCCATAACTTCATTAGAAACCTTAACATATTTAGCAAAAATCCTATCTATCTCAAGCAATATTCAGCCCGAGAAGTAGAAGAAATGTTAAATAATGCTGGTATCAAAGCAAAATGTCCGCAATATACAGTGGAACCAACAACAGAATATGCAATTTTGCCAGAAACCATCAAAGGTATTGCATTACCATTTGCGAAAGCAATTAATAGAAGCTTGAAGCCTTCAGATGCTTGGAAAGAAACTTTAGCTTATGGTTTTAGTGCTTACAGCACTCCACTTGAATAG
- a CDS encoding helix-turn-helix transcriptional regulator, translating into MPARLQIKAEDCSPLGRFILQYLEEQGISMNRLADLSGVPQPRLRGACFKGTCPTPETLRKLARVMGKHHLELYTLAYEARIEKLPEDADDTSLDILMRDLFETAREMGLAVPKVRPSKAKIRKALLELGFSEENNECA; encoded by the coding sequence ATGCCAGCAAGGTTGCAAATAAAAGCTGAAGATTGCTCCCCCCTAGGACGATTCATTCTCCAATATTTGGAAGAACAGGGTATCAGTATGAACCGTCTGGCGGATTTGTCTGGTGTTCCTCAACCTCGGCTCAGAGGTGCTTGCTTTAAGGGAACTTGTCCTACGCCTGAAACTTTGCGGAAACTTGCTAGAGTGATGGGGAAACATCACTTGGAGCTGTATACGCTAGCATACGAGGCAAGAATTGAGAAGCTACCGGAAGATGCAGATGATACTTCCTTGGATATCTTAATGCGAGATCTATTTGAGACTGCTAGAGAGATGGGATTAGCAGTTCCTAAAGTTCGTCCTTCTAAAGCCAAAATCCGCAAGGCTCTCCTAGAGTTAGGATTTAGTGAAGAGAATAATGAATGTGCTTGA
- a CDS encoding cyclic nucleotide-binding domain-containing protein, protein MLSPVQTISIFQKQLDPQVFSAGQVIFEEGQPGDFMYGIIAGEVEIFINNKLIETIQGGEVFGIGVLVGIKNRTYTAIARTNCQLAFLNEQRFIFAVQETPLFALQVIKNYSERLTRLEHRFSTIAI, encoded by the coding sequence ATGTTAAGTCCGGTACAAACAATCAGCATCTTCCAAAAACAACTAGATCCTCAAGTATTTTCAGCAGGACAAGTCATCTTTGAAGAGGGACAACCGGGAGATTTTATGTATGGCATCATAGCAGGAGAGGTTGAGATATTCATCAATAACAAACTTATAGAAACAATCCAAGGAGGAGAAGTTTTTGGTATCGGTGTACTTGTAGGAATCAAAAATAGAACTTATACAGCTATTGCTAGAACTAATTGTCAACTTGCTTTCCTTAATGAACAAAGATTTATTTTCGCAGTTCAAGAAACGCCTTTATTTGCCCTACAAGTAATCAAAAATTACTCAGAACGTCTAACTCGTCTAGAGCATCGCTTTTCTACCATTGCGATTTGA
- a CDS encoding FAD-dependent oxidoreductase, translated as MKAESQQKRVVVVGAGWAGLGATYHLAKQGYDVTLLEAGPYPGGLVAGWKTAAGRSVEAGIHGFWYPYRNIFALINELGINPFTTWTRSAQYSPAGLEVESPIFQDLPRLPTPLGTFLYTKFQRLPLIDRLSALPLLYAVVDFDNSPDAWRRYDFVTARELFKDFGVSARLYKEAFEPMLLVGLFAPGEQCSAAATLGMLYFFILAHQADFDVVWCRGTVGEKIFRPWVELIEKAGAKVLSQKRVTDVIVDSNNRATSVVCGDEVFEADAVIFAVGITGMKKIVANSPSLQNREEFRNLNNLGAIDVLATRLWFDRKIDIPRPSNACFGFDATTGWTFFDLNAIHDEYKNETGTVIEADFYHANQFLNLSDEEIVPIVQGYLTTCIPAFQEAKVIDRSVIRLANAVTHFAPGSYRYMLPATTSFANVFMSGDWIITPHGSWSQEKAYVTGLAAANSVISYLGAGQPAKILPVEADEPHIQAARSLNQTVRQLSKSILPNFWLP; from the coding sequence ATGAAAGCAGAGTCACAACAAAAACGGGTAGTTGTTGTAGGTGCAGGTTGGGCTGGTTTAGGGGCTACCTACCATCTGGCAAAACAAGGATATGATGTAACGCTTCTAGAAGCTGGGCCTTATCCTGGGGGATTGGTTGCAGGTTGGAAAACAGCCGCTGGACGTTCTGTAGAGGCGGGTATACATGGCTTTTGGTATCCTTACAGAAATATTTTTGCCCTCATCAATGAATTAGGAATTAATCCTTTTACAACTTGGACTCGTTCTGCTCAATATTCTCCTGCAGGATTAGAAGTAGAATCACCGATTTTTCAAGACTTACCAAGGCTACCCACTCCTTTAGGAACTTTTCTTTACACTAAATTTCAACGGCTACCATTAATTGACCGTTTGAGTGCCTTACCTTTACTTTATGCTGTAGTTGATTTTGATAATTCTCCTGATGCTTGGCGACGTTATGATTTTGTCACCGCCAGGGAATTATTCAAAGACTTTGGGGTTTCAGCACGACTTTATAAAGAAGCTTTTGAACCAATGTTATTGGTAGGCTTGTTTGCCCCTGGTGAACAATGTTCAGCAGCCGCTACATTAGGAATGTTGTACTTTTTTATTTTGGCGCATCAAGCAGATTTTGATGTAGTTTGGTGTCGAGGAACTGTTGGGGAAAAAATATTCCGTCCTTGGGTAGAACTGATTGAAAAAGCTGGTGCAAAAGTATTATCTCAAAAACGAGTAACTGACGTAATTGTTGATAGTAATAATCGAGCAACTAGTGTAGTCTGTGGCGATGAAGTTTTTGAAGCTGATGCTGTAATTTTTGCGGTTGGTATCACTGGCATGAAGAAAATAGTTGCTAATAGCCCCAGCTTACAAAATCGAGAAGAATTTCGTAATTTAAATAATTTAGGGGCAATAGATGTTTTAGCTACTCGCTTATGGTTTGACCGCAAAATTGATATTCCCCGTCCTTCTAATGCTTGCTTTGGGTTTGACGCAACTACAGGATGGACATTTTTTGATTTAAACGCCATCCATGATGAATATAAAAATGAAACAGGAACAGTAATTGAAGCTGATTTTTATCATGCAAATCAATTCCTCAATTTAAGTGATGAGGAAATTGTGCCTATCGTTCAGGGTTATTTAACAACTTGTATACCAGCATTCCAAGAAGCAAAAGTAATTGATAGAAGTGTAATTCGCCTCGCAAATGCAGTGACTCATTTTGCACCAGGGAGTTATCGCTATATGTTGCCAGCTACAACCAGTTTTGCCAATGTGTTTATGAGTGGTGATTGGATTATCACCCCTCATGGTTCATGGTCGCAGGAAAAAGCTTACGTTACTGGTTTAGCAGCAGCGAATTCAGTAATCTCCTATTTAGGAGCAGGTCAGCCAGCTAAGATTTTACCAGTAGAAGCAGATGAACCCCACATACAAGCGGCGCGATCGCTCAACCAAACAGTCCGTCAATTGAGCAAATCTATCCTACCTAACTTCTGGTTGCCTTAG
- a CDS encoding hybrid sensor histidine kinase/response regulator, with translation MIKILVIEDEESIRENVQELLEMENFEAITAENGVIGIQKIKEQIPDLILCDVMMPELDGYGVLRFLQQNVATAHIPLIFLTAKADKLDLRLGMELGADDYLTKPFTSKQLLKAIAIRLEKQDAINRQSQKQIEELRSNITLSLPHELHTSLNGIIGLSELLIEDYNSMDKGEVLEMLELINISGKRLYRLTQNFLLYAELELLAKNPEEIKALRNELHQSDSQKIIMEIALEKAQQSGRKADLHLDLQDIIVKISEPHLKRIVIEIIDNAFKFSPPGTPVHIISKLNGDNFNLDVIDCGRGITIDEIVALGAYMQFGRKLYAQEGLGLGLIIAKKCVEIYGGELKINTIPGKHTIVSFTLP, from the coding sequence ATGATCAAGATTTTGGTGATTGAGGATGAAGAATCAATTCGAGAAAATGTCCAGGAACTCTTAGAAATGGAAAACTTTGAAGCCATTACAGCAGAGAATGGTGTAATTGGTATCCAGAAGATAAAAGAGCAAATTCCGGATTTAATTCTTTGTGATGTCATGATGCCAGAATTAGATGGCTATGGCGTTTTGAGATTTTTACAACAAAATGTAGCTACTGCACATATTCCTTTAATTTTTCTCACGGCTAAAGCTGACAAGTTAGATTTACGCCTAGGTATGGAATTAGGTGCTGATGATTATTTAACAAAACCCTTTACTTCCAAACAATTACTGAAAGCGATCGCAATTCGATTAGAAAAACAAGATGCTATCAATAGGCAATCTCAAAAACAAATAGAAGAGTTAAGGAGTAATATTACACTGTCTCTTCCTCATGAGTTACATACATCGTTGAATGGCATTATTGGATTGTCGGAATTGCTGATAGAAGACTACAATTCGATGGATAAAGGCGAAGTCTTAGAAATGCTGGAGTTAATTAATATATCTGGCAAGAGATTATATAGATTAACTCAAAATTTTTTACTCTATGCAGAGCTAGAATTATTAGCAAAAAATCCTGAAGAAATAAAAGCGCTACGAAATGAATTACATCAAAGTGATTCTCAGAAAATTATTATGGAAATTGCTTTAGAAAAAGCTCAACAGTCAGGTAGAAAAGCTGATTTACATTTAGATTTACAAGATATTATAGTTAAAATTTCTGAGCCACACTTAAAGAGAATAGTTATAGAAATTATTGATAATGCTTTTAAGTTCTCGCCGCCAGGTACTCCTGTACATATAATTAGCAAACTCAATGGAGATAATTTTAATTTGGATGTGATTGATTGTGGACGAGGTATAACCATTGATGAGATTGTGGCTCTGGGTGCTTATATGCAATTTGGGCGTAAACTCTACGCGCAGGAAGGCTTGGGATTAGGACTAATTATTGCGAAAAAATGTGTTGAAATTTATGGAGGAGAATTGAAAATCAATACAATTCCAGGAAAGCATACGATTGTTAGCTTTACTCTGCCATAA
- a CDS encoding TrbI/VirB10 family protein, which translates to MTQNLIYSDTSSENLANTKSDNYLLAVESDDWELRMAQLVGLEVESISAEEEELLESSANLQPLPSQPTEEKTEQSLSSNPFAKLGLVGTGTLVIVLFAGGFLSQLMNSNNQKPTRNIVSSEIKPSVNPKSREESLAETVETLKTKLALTEQAVAVKSAQQQLRSGRIRAVTQNSQPDNSQYRQTLVTRIPTPSSIVYVPTTVTGERIVRYSNPQQPVPQPSLLPQSIISQPQTQLPPLVNVTPIATPNPLQDWELLAKLGSYGQVSATNKSNPNVKNVAEENNNQEEQQTSNNQPEQALQPTSRVGQRLQQSPKSVAIGSHSKGVLATAIFGETAKSKDSDNSNIFVARLKEPLKAVDGAIALPANTELLTEVSSISEQGLIQLKVGKIILPNQGQITERSLPENALIIRAPQGKPLIANQFPNKGSSIASMDLGLFVLGGLGKAAELANRTESQVVTTTAGGTIVSNTNPERNIFAGILEGGINTVVPQIVQRNQQAISQMSQRTNVWFLPAGTAIEIYVNQPIQF; encoded by the coding sequence ATGACTCAGAATTTAATTTATTCCGATACTTCATCAGAAAATTTAGCTAATACCAAATCTGATAACTATCTATTAGCTGTAGAATCTGATGATTGGGAATTACGAATGGCTCAATTAGTGGGTTTGGAAGTAGAGTCAATATCTGCTGAGGAAGAGGAATTATTAGAATCATCGGCTAACCTACAGCCACTACCATCTCAACCAACAGAAGAGAAAACTGAACAATCACTGTCATCAAATCCCTTTGCTAAATTAGGCTTGGTCGGTACTGGTACTTTAGTTATAGTTTTATTTGCTGGCGGGTTCTTATCTCAATTGATGAATAGTAATAATCAAAAGCCAACAAGGAATATTGTTTCTTCAGAAATCAAACCATCAGTAAACCCAAAATCTAGAGAAGAAAGTTTAGCAGAAACAGTAGAGACTTTAAAAACGAAATTAGCTTTAACTGAACAAGCTGTAGCTGTAAAATCAGCACAACAACAGTTAAGAAGTGGCAGAATCAGAGCAGTTACACAAAATTCACAGCCAGATAATTCTCAATATAGACAAACATTGGTAACAAGAATACCAACACCGAGTTCTATAGTTTACGTACCTACAACAGTTACAGGTGAGCGCATAGTTAGATATTCTAATCCTCAACAACCTGTTCCTCAACCCTCATTATTACCCCAATCGATAATTAGCCAACCACAAACTCAACTACCACCATTAGTAAATGTAACTCCTATAGCTACACCCAACCCACTCCAAGATTGGGAACTGTTGGCAAAGTTGGGTAGTTATGGACAAGTCTCTGCTACTAATAAATCTAATCCGAATGTAAAAAATGTAGCAGAAGAAAATAATAACCAAGAAGAACAACAAACCAGTAATAACCAGCCTGAACAAGCATTACAGCCAACCTCTAGAGTAGGTCAAAGATTACAACAAAGTCCGAAATCTGTAGCAATTGGAAGTCATAGCAAAGGTGTTTTAGCAACAGCTATATTTGGAGAAACGGCTAAATCAAAAGATAGCGATAATAGCAATATATTTGTAGCGAGGTTAAAGGAACCATTAAAAGCTGTAGATGGTGCGATCGCTCTTCCAGCAAATACTGAATTATTAACTGAAGTTAGCTCTATTTCTGAACAAGGTTTGATACAGCTAAAGGTAGGCAAAATAATTTTGCCAAATCAAGGTCAAATCACAGAAAGAAGTCTACCAGAAAATGCACTAATCATTCGCGCTCCCCAAGGTAAACCCTTGATCGCTAATCAATTTCCTAATAAAGGGTCATCGATTGCCAGTATGGATCTAGGATTATTTGTTTTAGGTGGTCTTGGTAAAGCAGCAGAGTTAGCTAACCGTACTGAATCTCAAGTTGTCACTACAACTGCTGGGGGTACGATCGTGAGTAATACCAATCCTGAACGCAACATCTTTGCGGGAATTTTAGAAGGTGGGATCAACACTGTAGTTCCTCAAATTGTGCAACGTAATCAGCAAGCAATTTCCCAAATGAGCCAACGAACTAACGTTTGGTTTTTACCTGCAGGGACAGCAATTGAAATCTATGTCAATCAACCTATACAATTTTAG
- a CDS encoding PhoX family phosphatase: MSLSRRNFFKLAGASAVGVTMLSPLEALYARAAKGQVANGIGYGPLEAKLPENADELAGFIIGGIDLGTTPLLELPPGFNYTAISCTGQSMDDGTIVRGGHDGMAAFVGPNNTTILVRNHELNPSNSNGLFASRLYDQIGGGTTTIVVGPNRRVRKHFVSLAGTIRNCAGGPTPWGSWISCEETLTIAAKRHGYNFEVPATAEIAVADPVPLVAMGRFNHEAVAVDPDTGYIYQTEDDGNSCFYRFRPNIRPTTYGDLQNRGAGVLEALVLDIPGRTSPVNTRTNFIQYKNQPLPVKWVQIDNVDPGIGQTSVRAQGQSKGAAIFSRGEGAWLGNGLIYFTCTNGGNAGQGQVFAYNPKKDTLTLVVESPEENILNFPDNITVAPFGDLFLCEDGSNTEYVIGVNQEGELYRFAANAINGSEFAGACFSPDGRTMFVNIQSPGITCAIWGPWTRKRA; encoded by the coding sequence ATGAGCTTATCAAGACGTAACTTCTTTAAGTTGGCTGGTGCGAGTGCTGTTGGTGTGACGATGCTTTCTCCTTTAGAAGCCTTGTATGCAAGAGCAGCCAAGGGTCAAGTTGCTAACGGAATTGGCTATGGGCCCCTAGAGGCAAAGCTACCTGAAAATGCAGATGAACTTGCTGGTTTTATTATTGGAGGAATTGACTTAGGCACCACACCTCTATTGGAACTTCCTCCTGGTTTTAACTACACTGCAATATCCTGTACAGGCCAATCTATGGATGATGGGACAATAGTTAGAGGTGGACATGACGGTATGGCTGCCTTTGTTGGCCCTAACAACACCACGATTCTGGTACGAAATCATGAGCTAAATCCTAGTAATTCCAATGGACTATTTGCATCTCGGCTGTATGACCAAATAGGAGGAGGAACAACAACGATTGTTGTGGGCCCTAACCGTCGGGTGAGAAAGCATTTTGTTTCTCTAGCAGGAACTATTCGTAACTGTGCTGGGGGGCCAACACCTTGGGGTTCTTGGATTAGTTGTGAAGAAACCCTGACTATTGCGGCTAAACGTCATGGTTACAACTTTGAAGTTCCCGCAACAGCAGAAATTGCAGTTGCCGATCCAGTTCCTCTTGTAGCAATGGGTCGCTTTAATCATGAAGCGGTCGCTGTTGATCCAGATACTGGATATATTTATCAAACTGAAGACGACGGTAATAGCTGCTTCTATCGCTTCCGTCCGAATATTCGTCCGACTACTTATGGAGACCTCCAGAATCGTGGTGCAGGAGTGCTGGAAGCGCTAGTTCTAGACATCCCTGGAAGGACTTCTCCAGTGAACACTCGGACAAATTTCATTCAATATAAAAACCAGCCGCTACCTGTTAAATGGGTACAAATAGATAATGTCGATCCTGGTATCGGTCAAACTTCCGTACGTGCTCAGGGTCAAAGTAAGGGTGCAGCCATCTTCTCTCGTGGTGAAGGTGCTTGGTTGGGTAACGGCTTGATCTACTTTACCTGTACCAATGGTGGTAATGCAGGGCAAGGACAAGTTTTTGCTTACAATCCTAAAAAAGATACTCTCACCCTAGTTGTTGAGTCTCCTGAGGAGAACATACTAAATTTCCCCGATAACATTACTGTCGCTCCCTTTGGTGATCTCTTCTTATGCGAAGATGGTAGCAATACTGAATATGTTATAGGCGTTAACCAAGAGGGTGAACTATATCGCTTTGCAGCAAATGCTATTAACGGTAGTGAATTTGCTGGCGCTTGCTTCTCACCTGATGGCCGTACAATGTTTGTTAATATCCAATCGCCTGGAATTACTTGTGCTATTTGGGGCCCTTGGACTAGAAAACGAGCATAA
- a CDS encoding PAS domain-containing hybrid sensor histidine kinase/response regulator codes for MQQAIDYSPVAMVILNREMRYLALNRKWLENYQITDNVIGLSHYEVFPDIPEEWKQIHQQCLAGAIAQRDEDRYLRADGSIEWVSWLIRPWYQVNGEIGGLVMFSENITQRKQAEEDLRARNLLLRSILESTPDFIVVKDCQGRHVALNSNLAKFLGKPINEIIGKDDTEVLPFDVAKEIMAKDRQILATGMVETYEEEVSTNDFREIFLTTKAPWRDAEGQILGIIATTRNITERKQAEIALAKAKEAAEAASYAKSEFLANMSHELRTPLNGILGYAQILQRSQHLDEKERSRIDVIYQCGSHLLTLINDILDLSKIEAQKLELMPTDFHLPAFLQGVAEMCRIRAELKNINFQYQLAAELPIGIHADEKRLRQVLINLLSNAIKFTDTGNVTLTVSYASEGKIRFQVRDTGIGIPSEKLQVIFQPFEQVGNHRQQTEGTGLGLAISQKIVELMESHLEVQSQVNVGSIFWFDVNLPEADEWVKTSQADEKGQIIGIKNCRPKILIVDDKWANRSVVNNLLSPIGFEVAEAVNGQEGWLKLWAFQPDIVLTDLLMPEIDGFTLIKRIRKSETFKNIVIIVSSASVFESDQHRSLEVGGNDFLPKPVQAMVLLQKLQKHLHLEWLYEEQKNIHQGELDRTELIAPPIAELETLYKLVMKGNFKGIIKQAALIQQMDVNYIPFAKKLHELATGYQDQDILALIQSYKSKL; via the coding sequence TTGCAGCAGGCTATTGATTATAGTCCTGTGGCGATGGTTATATTAAATCGGGAAATGCGCTATTTGGCGCTGAATCGCAAATGGTTAGAAAACTATCAAATTACCGATAACGTAATTGGACTCAGCCACTACGAAGTATTTCCTGATATCCCCGAAGAATGGAAGCAGATTCATCAACAATGTTTAGCAGGTGCGATCGCGCAACGAGATGAAGACCGCTATCTACGTGCAGACGGTTCTATTGAGTGGGTAAGCTGGTTGATACGTCCTTGGTATCAGGTTAATGGTGAAATCGGTGGGCTGGTAATGTTTAGTGAGAATATCACCCAGCGCAAACAAGCTGAAGAAGACCTACGTGCCAGAAATTTGCTGTTGCGTTCTATTTTAGAAAGTACACCAGACTTTATTGTTGTGAAAGATTGCCAAGGTCGTCATGTTGCCCTCAACTCTAATTTAGCTAAATTCTTGGGTAAGCCCATTAACGAGATTATTGGCAAAGACGATACTGAAGTATTACCCTTTGATGTAGCCAAGGAAATTATGGCGAAAGACCGCCAGATTTTGGCAACAGGAATGGTAGAGACTTACGAGGAAGAAGTATCTACTAATGATTTTAGAGAAATTTTTCTGACTACAAAGGCTCCTTGGCGCGATGCTGAAGGCCAGATTCTGGGGATTATTGCTACAACAAGAAACATTACTGAACGCAAACAAGCTGAAATCGCCCTAGCCAAAGCTAAAGAAGCCGCAGAAGCAGCAAGTTATGCTAAAAGCGAATTCCTCGCCAATATGAGCCATGAATTGCGGACTCCCCTCAACGGTATCTTAGGCTATGCCCAAATTCTGCAACGTTCCCAACACTTAGATGAAAAAGAGCGATCGCGTATTGATGTGATTTACCAGTGCGGTTCACATTTGCTGACTCTAATTAATGACATTCTGGATCTGTCAAAAATTGAAGCCCAGAAATTGGAGCTGATGCCGACTGATTTCCACTTACCAGCATTTTTGCAAGGTGTGGCTGAAATGTGTCGCATCCGCGCCGAACTCAAAAATATTAACTTTCAATATCAATTGGCTGCGGAATTACCTATTGGCATTCATGCTGATGAAAAACGCTTACGGCAAGTGTTAATTAATCTTTTGAGCAACGCCATCAAATTTACCGATACAGGTAACGTGACTTTGACCGTTAGCTATGCCTCAGAAGGAAAAATTCGCTTTCAAGTCCGTGATACCGGTATAGGTATCCCTTCAGAAAAACTCCAAGTCATTTTTCAACCTTTTGAACAAGTAGGAAATCATCGGCAACAAACTGAGGGTACTGGATTAGGATTGGCAATTAGTCAAAAAATTGTCGAATTAATGGAAAGCCATCTTGAGGTTCAAAGTCAAGTCAATGTTGGTAGTATTTTCTGGTTTGATGTTAACTTACCTGAAGCTGATGAGTGGGTCAAAACATCTCAAGCCGATGAAAAAGGACAAATTATTGGCATTAAAAACTGCCGTCCTAAAATTCTGATTGTGGATGACAAATGGGCAAATCGCTCAGTCGTTAACAATTTACTCAGTCCCATTGGCTTTGAGGTAGCTGAAGCAGTCAATGGACAAGAAGGATGGCTGAAACTATGGGCATTTCAACCAGATATTGTCCTGACTGACTTACTAATGCCAGAAATCGATGGCTTTACCCTGATCAAGCGCATTCGTAAATCAGAAACATTCAAAAATATTGTAATTATTGTGTCATCAGCAAGTGTGTTTGAAAGCGATCAACATCGCAGCTTGGAAGTAGGTGGAAATGATTTTTTACCCAAACCAGTACAAGCAATGGTTCTCTTGCAAAAATTGCAGAAACATCTGCATCTAGAATGGCTTTATGAAGAGCAGAAAAATATACATCAGGGAGAGCTAGATCGTACTGAGTTAATTGCTCCACCCATAGCCGAACTAGAAACTCTGTACAAGTTGGTAATGAAAGGTAATTTTAAGGGAATTATTAAACAAGCAGCCTTAATTCAACAAATGGATGTAAACTACATTCCCTTTGCAAAAAAGCTGCATGAACTAGCAACAGGATATCAAGACCAAGATATCCTGGCACTCATTCAATCTTATAAGTCAAAGCTTTGA
- a CDS encoding response regulator: MNLVTEQTATVLIVDDNSANLGVLSDALDQVGLEVCIAKSGKIALERIKYVIPDLILLDIMMPEMDGFETCNHLKANPVTKDIPVIFMTAFSDTANKVKGFEVGAVDYITKPFQQQEVLSRVKLHLKLHDLSAKLEQKNALLEQKVAEVSLAYQDLQEMQLKLIQSEKLSSLGQMVAGIAHEINNPVNFIYGNLMHANEYTQEVLNLLHLYQEEYPSPTPRIQTGLAEIDLDFIQEDLLKLLKSMNIGAKRIRDIVQSMRIFSRADEANMNAVNIHEGIDSTLIILNYRFKPKPECPGIELLKDYSQLPLIDCYAGQLNQVFMNIIANAIDALDEYNQQRSFAEIQQQPSRIEIRTTMIGKEWVAIHIADNGPGMSEEVKAKLFEPFFTTKSSGKGTGLGLSISHQIIVEKHSGSLSCQSVPGQGTEFVIQIPIHQKLSRVA, translated from the coding sequence ATGAATCTGGTAACTGAACAAACGGCGACAGTTCTAATTGTTGATGATAATTCTGCAAATTTAGGCGTCTTATCTGATGCGCTAGATCAAGTTGGCTTAGAAGTATGTATAGCGAAATCTGGCAAAATAGCTTTAGAAAGGATTAAATATGTGATCCCAGATTTGATTTTACTGGACATCATGATGCCTGAAATGGATGGCTTTGAAACCTGTAATCACTTAAAAGCTAATCCTGTTACTAAAGATATTCCGGTTATCTTTATGACTGCATTCTCTGATACAGCTAACAAAGTCAAAGGTTTTGAAGTTGGTGCTGTAGATTATATTACTAAACCTTTCCAACAGCAAGAAGTTTTGTCAAGAGTTAAATTGCACCTCAAGTTACATGATTTATCCGCAAAACTAGAGCAAAAAAATGCTTTATTAGAACAAAAAGTTGCAGAAGTTAGCCTGGCATATCAAGACCTACAAGAAATGCAACTTAAGTTAATTCAAAGTGAGAAATTATCTAGCTTAGGACAGATGGTTGCTGGTATTGCCCATGAAATTAATAATCCAGTAAATTTCATTTATGGCAATCTCATGCATGCCAATGAATATACTCAAGAAGTACTAAATCTCTTACACCTTTATCAAGAAGAATATCCCAGCCCTACACCTCGCATTCAAACAGGACTCGCTGAGATTGACCTAGATTTTATTCAAGAAGATTTATTAAAGCTGCTCAAATCAATGAATATTGGTGCAAAACGTATTCGTGATATTGTGCAGTCTATGCGGATTTTCTCTCGTGCTGATGAAGCCAATATGAATGCTGTAAATATTCATGAGGGTATTGATAGCACACTGATAATTTTGAATTATCGATTCAAGCCCAAACCAGAGTGTCCCGGAATTGAATTACTCAAAGATTATAGTCAATTGCCACTTATTGATTGTTATGCTGGGCAACTTAATCAAGTATTTATGAATATTATTGCCAATGCTATCGATGCTTTAGATGAATATAATCAACAGCGTTCATTTGCAGAAATTCAGCAGCAACCAAGCCGCATAGAAATTCGGACTACGATGATTGGCAAGGAATGGGTAGCTATTCACATTGCAGATAACGGCCCAGGTATGAGTGAAGAAGTGAAAGCAAAGCTATTTGAACCATTTTTTACAACTAAATCTTCTGGTAAAGGAACTGGATTAGGATTATCAATAAGTCACCAGATTATTGTAGAAAAACATAGTGGAAGTCTCTCTTGCCAATCCGTACCTGGACAGGGAACAGAATTTGTAATTCAAATTCCCATTCATCAAAAACTTAGCCGAGTGGCTTAA